A genome region from Pithys albifrons albifrons isolate INPA30051 chromosome 24, PitAlb_v1, whole genome shotgun sequence includes the following:
- the SESN2 gene encoding sestrin-2 encodes MLVAGSPCAPARLEDHRGCVSRRGGQETRIKVPRELAKSPSAFIPLGEIPREGAKSSLRRLLLEAFGWSGRVDHVAMVMGLHPEYLSSFWKTQYLLLRMDGPLPYHKRHYIAIMAAARHQCSYLVGLHMGEFLQVGGNPAWLQGLHCAPQKLRNLNEINKLLAHRPWLVTKEHIEALLKPGEDSWSLAELVQALVLLTHYHSLASFIFGCGIKPEEDQDGGNDQDGGNGCWTPSPHSGSSPASEDSMGGSGGKDAMQEVEMLMEKMKLLQENQLEEEGVTQEEMETRFELEKTENLLVPPSDILDPSLQSNVRCFVEDPEFGYKDFTRRGEQAPPTFRAQDYTWEDHGFSLINRLYPDVGQLLDEKFQVVYNLTYNTIAMHCGVDTSMLRRAIWNYVHCVFGIRYDDYDYGEVNQLLERNLKIYIKTVACYPEKTTKQIYTQFWRHFKHSEKVHINLLLLEARMQAALLYALRAVTRYMT; translated from the exons ATGCTCGTGGCCGGCTCGCCCTGTGCCCCCGCAAGGCTGGAGGACCACCGGGGCTGCGTGTCCCGGCGGGGCGGCCAG GAAACACGGATCAAGGTCCCCCGGGAGCTGGCGAAGAGTCCCAGCGCCTTCATCCCCCTGGGAGAG ATCCCGCGGGAAGGAGCGAAGAGCAGCCTCCGCCGGCTCCTCCTCGAGGCCTTCGGGTGGTCAGGGAGGGTGGACCACGTCGCCATGGTCATGGGGCTGCACCCCGAGTACCTCAGCAGCTTCTGGAAGACCCAGTACCTGCTGCTGCGCATGGACGGGCCCCTGCCCTACCACAAACGCCACTACATCGCCATCATG gcagcagcccGGCACCAGTGCTCCTACCTGGTGGGATTGCACATGGGGGAGTTCCTGCAGGTGGGGGGCAACCCAGCGTGGCTGCAGGGCCTGCACTGTGCCCCCCAAAAACTCCGTAACCTCAACGAGATCAACAAGCTGCTGGCGCACCGGCCCTGGCTCGTCACCAAGGAGCACATCGAG GCTCTGCTGAAGCCAGGGGAGGACAGCTGGTcgctggcagagctggtgcaggCCCTGGTGCTCCTCACCCACTACCACTCGCTCGCCTCCTTCATCTTCGGCTGCGGCATCAAGCCTGAGGAGGACCAGGATGGGGGGAATGACCAGGATGGGGGAAATGGCTGCTGgaccccctccccacacagtgGCAGCAGCCCTGCCTCTGAGGACAgcatggggggctctggg GGCAAGGATGCCATGCAGGAGGTGGAGATGCTCATGGAGAAGatgaagctgctgcaggaaaaccagctggaggaggagggtgtCACACAGGAGGAAATGGAGACACGCTTCGAGCTGGAGAAGACAGAGAATTTGCTGGTCCCTCCCTCAG ATATTTTGGACCCCTCCCTACAGTCCAACGTCCGCTGCTTCGTGGAGGACCCCGAGTTTGGCTACAAGGACTTCACACGGAGGGGGGAGCAGGCCCCCCCCACCTTCCGTGCCCAG GATTACACGTGGGAGGACCATGGCTTCTCGCTGATCAACCGCCTGTACCCGGAcgtggggcagctcctggacgAGAAGTTCCAGGTGGTTTATAACCTGACCTACAACACCATTGCCATGCACTGTGGGGTGGACACCTCCATGCTGCGCAGGGCCATCTGGAACTACGTCCACTGCGTCTTCGGCATCCG ctACGACGACTACGACTATGGGGAGGTCAACCAGCTCCTGGAGCGCAACCTCAAGATCTACATCAAGACAGTGGCTTGTTACCCGGAGAAAACAACCAAGCAGATCTACACCCAGTTCTGGAGGCACTTCAAACACTCAGAGAag gTGCACATcaacctgctcctgctggaggCTCGAATGCAGGCGGCTCTGCTCTACGCCCTCAGGGCCGTCACCCGCTACATGACCTGa
- the FAM76A gene encoding protein FAM76A isoform X2 → MAALYACTKCHQRFPFEALSQGQQLCKECRIAHPIVKCTYCRTEFQQESKTNTICKKCAQNVKLYGTPKPCQYCNIIAAFIGNKCQRCTNSEKKYGPPHSCEQCKQQCAFDRKDDRKKVDGKLLCWLCTLSYKRVLQKTKEQCKHLSSSSRASLQEKEQFSRLSSGSHYNSQKTLSTSSIQNEIPKKKAKFDAISANGDSFSPDLALDSPGTDHFVIIAQLKEEVATLKKMLHQKDQMILEKEKKITELKADLQYQESQMRAKMNQMEKTHKEVMEQLQAKNRELLKQAAALSKGKKPEKSGAITSP, encoded by the exons ATGGCGGCGCTGTACGCCTGCACCAAGTGCCACCAGCGCTTCCCCTTCGAGGCGCTCagccagggacagcagctctgcaag GAGTGCCGGATTGCTCACCCCATTGTTAAATGCACTTACTGCAGGACTGAATTCCAGCAGGAAAG CAAAACCAACACAATATGCAAGAAGTGTGCTCAGAACGTGAAGCTCTACGGCACA CCAAAGCCCTGCCAGTATTGCAACATCATAGCAGCGTTTATTGGGAACAAGTGCCAGCGCTGCACCAACTCGGAGAAGAAGTACGGCCCCCCTCACTCGTGTGAGCAGTGCAAGCAGCAGTGTGCCTTCGACAGGAAGGACGACAGGAAGAAG GTGGATGggaagctgctgtgctggttgtGCACCTTGTCCTACAAGCGGGTCCTGCAGAAGACCAAAGAGCAGTGCAAACACCTGAGCAGCTCCTCCCGGGCCAGCctgcaggagaaggagcagtTCAGCAGGCTCAGCAGTGGCAGCCACTACAACAG CCAGAAAACCTTATCCACCTCTTCCATTCAGAATGAAATCCCAAAGAAGAAAGCCAAGTTTGATGCCATATCTGCCAATGGTGACAG cttttctccAGACCTCGCCCTGGACTCGCCTGGCACCGACCACTTTGTCATCATTGCCCAGCTGAAGGAGGAAGTGGCTACTTTAAAAAAGATGCTGCACCAGAAGGATCAGATGATtttggagaaagagaagaag ATCACGGAGCTCAAAGCCGACCTGCAGTACCAGGAATCGCAGATGAGGGCAAAGATGAACCAGATGGAGAAGACACACAAGGAGGTCATGGAGCAGTTACAG GCCAAGAACAGAGAGCTCCTGAAACAAGCAGCTGCCCTGTCCAAGGGCAAAAAGCCGGAGAAGTCGGGAGCAATAACCTCCCCTTAA
- the FAM76A gene encoding protein FAM76A isoform X1 encodes MAALYACTKCHQRFPFEALSQGQQLCKECRIAHPIVKCTYCRTEFQQESKTNTICKKCAQNVKLYGTPKPCQYCNIIAAFIGNKCQRCTNSEKKYGPPHSCEQCKQQCAFDRKDDRKKVDGKLLCWLCTLSYKRVLQKTKEQCKHLSSSSRASLQEKEQFSRLSSGSHYNSQKTLSTSSIQNEIPKKKAKFDAISANGDSVPSSPEMLCPLIQRAPSTLAQGAASQQALGAHHCPVAQGTDILNFSPDLALDSPGTDHFVIIAQLKEEVATLKKMLHQKDQMILEKEKKITELKADLQYQESQMRAKMNQMEKTHKEVMEQLQAKNRELLKQAAALSKGKKPEKSGAITSP; translated from the exons ATGGCGGCGCTGTACGCCTGCACCAAGTGCCACCAGCGCTTCCCCTTCGAGGCGCTCagccagggacagcagctctgcaag GAGTGCCGGATTGCTCACCCCATTGTTAAATGCACTTACTGCAGGACTGAATTCCAGCAGGAAAG CAAAACCAACACAATATGCAAGAAGTGTGCTCAGAACGTGAAGCTCTACGGCACA CCAAAGCCCTGCCAGTATTGCAACATCATAGCAGCGTTTATTGGGAACAAGTGCCAGCGCTGCACCAACTCGGAGAAGAAGTACGGCCCCCCTCACTCGTGTGAGCAGTGCAAGCAGCAGTGTGCCTTCGACAGGAAGGACGACAGGAAGAAG GTGGATGggaagctgctgtgctggttgtGCACCTTGTCCTACAAGCGGGTCCTGCAGAAGACCAAAGAGCAGTGCAAACACCTGAGCAGCTCCTCCCGGGCCAGCctgcaggagaaggagcagtTCAGCAGGCTCAGCAGTGGCAGCCACTACAACAG CCAGAAAACCTTATCCACCTCTTCCATTCAGAATGAAATCCCAAAGAAGAAAGCCAAGTTTGATGCCATATCTGCCAATGGTGACAG CGTTCCTTCCTCTCCCGAGATGCTTTGCCCCCTTATCCAGAGGGCCCCGTCCACGTTGGCGCAGGGGGCTGCTTCCCAGCAGGCTCTCGGGGCCCACCATTGTCCTGTTGCTCAAGGCACTGACATCCTGAA cttttctccAGACCTCGCCCTGGACTCGCCTGGCACCGACCACTTTGTCATCATTGCCCAGCTGAAGGAGGAAGTGGCTACTTTAAAAAAGATGCTGCACCAGAAGGATCAGATGATtttggagaaagagaagaag ATCACGGAGCTCAAAGCCGACCTGCAGTACCAGGAATCGCAGATGAGGGCAAAGATGAACCAGATGGAGAAGACACACAAGGAGGTCATGGAGCAGTTACAG GCCAAGAACAGAGAGCTCCTGAAACAAGCAGCTGCCCTGTCCAAGGGCAAAAAGCCGGAGAAGTCGGGAGCAATAACCTCCCCTTAA